One Perognathus longimembris pacificus isolate PPM17 chromosome 2, ASM2315922v1, whole genome shotgun sequence DNA segment encodes these proteins:
- the LOC125345763 gene encoding mitochondrial pyruvate carrier 2-like: protein MSAAGAGGLRATYHRVLDKVELMLPEKLRPLYNHPAGPRTVFFWAPIMKWGLVLAGLADMARPADKLSTAQSSVLMATGFIWSRSSLVIIPKNWSLFAINLFVGTAGASQLFRIWRYNQ from the coding sequence ATGTCAGCCGCCGGCGCCGGAGGCCTGCGGGCCACCTACCACCGGGTCCTCGATAAAGTGGAGCTGATGCTGccagagaaactgaggccttTGTACAACCACCCGGCAGGTCCCCGGACAGTTTTTTTCTGGgctccaattatgaaatggggGTTGGTGTTGGCTGGATTGGCTGACATGGCTAGACCTGCAGATAAACTCAGCACAGCTCAGTCCAGTGTTTTGATGGCTACAGGATTTATTTGGTCAAGATCTTCACTTGTAATTATACCTAAAAATTGGAGTCTGTTTGCCATTAATTTGTTCGTGGGGACAGCAGGAGCCTCTCAGCTCTTTAGAATTTGGAGATATAACCAATAA